Proteins co-encoded in one Salarias fasciatus chromosome 4, fSalaFa1.1, whole genome shotgun sequence genomic window:
- the dock6 gene encoding dedicator of cytokinesis protein 7 isoform X5 produces MASTASERRAFAHKINRTVAAEVRKQVSRDYGSPQLSKKRGGAHHPLPLTEVVEPVDFEEYVSSHAPGVEPGPLRQLMEFPQDDLELLQQDKECTTLEPPLPEEEDSLDPRVRDALAVYTDDWLVIQRKYQRYSTAYTPHSSERQRERQRGLAKQTFELDEAAAAERQEDQDDAKRRSVSIDETPRGSWASSIFDLKNSSPDALLPSVLERTAAEDMDRRNTEARLQGRHGDLLGLYPPPDEDEAVERCSPPEVPKEHCGQRIMVKCLSLKFEIEIEPIFGTLALYDVKEKKKISENFYFDLNSDQMKGLLKPHTPHIAISTLARSAIFSITYPSADIFLVIKLEKVLQQGDIGECCEPYMVMKESDSTKHKEKLEKLRLQAEQSCSRLGRFRMPFAWTAIHLLNIVSSVGGMDRSDPDSDSERKSHGTWNERKKKGFERMSVGDDMCNFATFRPATLTVTNFFKQEGDRLSDEDLYKYLADMRRPSSVLRRLRPVTAQLKIDISPAPDSPHYCLSPELLHVKPYPDLRVRPTKEVLEFPARYVYTPHTTYRNLLYVYPQSLNFSSRQGSVRNIAVKVQFMAGEDPSQALPVIFGKSSCAEFMKDAYTPVIYHNKSPEFYEEVKMKIPANLTDNHHLLFTFYHISCQPKQNTPLETPVGYTWIPLMQHGRLRSGSFSLPVSVEKPPPSYSVLTPDVQLPGMKWVDNHKGVFNVEVTAASSVHTQDQHLDKFFTLVYVLEEYSFPFRLKDVIITEANMEGELKASMAALRGALLDTCVRFLHQLLNKLIQLIVYPPVIAGQIVNLGRAAFESMALLVNLIHKNLEGNQDQHGRNNLLASYIHYCFRLPTAEPVVPAAGGANQSYELPVQYATISRATARPSSLHLSRSKSISNSNPDLATTPVSPDEEVQRIIGSKGIDRSHSWVNSAYAPGGSRSVLRRNPNSSCDLKQPNDRSCNRMSAFLDSVALFSVPTRQITKKLLHEELALQWVVSTSTVREAALQQAWFFFQLMTKSMAHHLFLTSKLEVPRRQRFPDRFVDDIAALVCAISADIASRYHKDVELVERLNSSLAFFLNDLLSLMDRGFVFNLIRSYYKQIANKLHTAQNPSSLNALRMDFIRIVSSHEHYVTLNLPCSTLSPPASPSPSTSSTTSQSSAFSSMVQDQGVATMFELSVPFRQQHFLSGLLLTELSLILDPDGDGVFFLHKKAISAVHSLLCSHDADPRYMDPQVKAHVAQLYLPLVPIVMETLNQLHDFSDSSPARVRHASSHADDADPDGSSTISQSVAMAIAGSPLPHVKTNPFALPSVSGRQSSSLSAECSRTLLVCFLWVQKNADAALLERWVSDLSVQQINRLLDLLHLCISCFEYKGKKTLERINSLTFKKSQDMKARLEEAILGTIGARQEMVRRCRERSPYGSQENVRWRKNVTHWRQNADRVDKSKAEVEQESVVDGNLATEASLIVLDTLEIIVKTVVASELKESVLGGVLRVLLHSMAGNQSALFLQHCFTTQRALVFKFPEMLFEEDTELCADLCLRLLRHCSSSVGSVRSHASASLYLLMRQNFEIGNNFARVKMQVTMSLSSLVGTSQNFNEEHLRHSLKTILTYAEEDHELRDTPFPEQVQDLVFNLHMILTDTVKMKEHQHDPEMLIDLMYRIAKGYQNSPDLRLTWLQNMAGKHSERGNHAEAAHCLVHSAALVAEYLNMLEDCRYLPIGCVSFQNISSNVLEESAVSDDVLSPEEEGICAGKYFSELGLVGLLEQAAASFNMAAMYEAINEVYKILLPIHEANRDFKKLASVHGKLQDAFNKVYNQSSGWERMFGTYFRVGFYGCQFGDLDEQEFVYKEPSITKLAEISHRLEEFYSERFGDVVKIIKDSNPVDKTKLDPNKAYLQITYVEPFFDTYEMKERITYFDKNYNLRTFMYCTPFTLDGRAHGDLHEQYKRKTILTTSHAFPYIKTRINVLHKEEIILVPIEVAIEDMQKKTQELGFATTQDPADSKMLQMVLQGCVGTTVNQGPLEVAQVFLSDIPDDPKLFRHHNKLRLCFKDFTKRCEDALRKNKSLIGPDQREYHRELERNYHKLKEALGPLINRKIPQLYRALPAQTPQTQRNSYSRSSLRRVEC; encoded by the exons CTGCCTCTGACGGAGGTGGTGGAGCCCGTGGACTTCGAGGAGTATGTGAGCAGCCATGCTCCTGGGGTGGAGCCCGGCCCCCTCAGACAGCTCATGGAGTTCCCCCAGGACGAcctggagctcctccagcaggacaaAGAGTGCACTACGCTGGAGCCGCCGCtgcccgaggaggagga CTCACTGGATCCCAGAGTGAGAGATGCCTTGGCAGTCTACACAGATGACTGGCTTGTCATTCAGAGGAA ATATCAGCGCTACAGCACCGCTTACACCCCCCACAGCTCCGAGCGGCAGCGGGAGAGGCAGCGAGGCCTGGCCAAACAGACCTTTGAGCTGGACGAGGCCGCCGCTGCCGAGCGCCAGGAGGACCAG GATGACGCAAAGCGCCGGTCGGTCAGCATCGACGAGACCCCCCGGGGCAGCTGGGCCTCCAGCATCTTTGACCTGAAGAACTCCTCCCCGGACGCCCTGCTGCCGTCCGTGCTGGAGCGGACGGCCGCCGAGGACATGGACCGCCGCAACACGGAGGCTCGCCTGCAGGGGCGCCACGGCGACCTGCTTGGCCTGTACCCCCCGCCCGACGAG GATGAAGCAGTGGAGAGATGCTCTCCTCCTGAAGTGCCCAAGGAACATTGTGGCCAGAGAATCATGGTCAAGTGTCTGTCCCTGAA gTTTGAAATAGAAATCGAGCCGATATTTGGAACTCTTGCTCTTTATGacgtcaaagaaaagaaaaag ATCTCGGAGAATTTCTACTTCGACTTGAACTCGGACCAGATGAAAGGGCTGCTGAAACCTCACACGCCTCACATCGCCATATCCACTCTGGCCCGATCGGCCATTTTCTCCATCACCTACCCGTCGGCTGATATCTTCCTGGTCATTAAG CTTGAAAAAGTCCTTCAACAGGGAGACATCGGAGAGTGTTGTGAACCCTACATGGTTATGAAAGAATCCGATTCCACCAAG CAcaaagagaagctggagaagctgcGTCTCCAGGCGGAGCAGTCGTGCAGCCGCCTGGGCCGCTTCCGCATGCCCTTCGCCTGGACGGCCATTCACCTCCTCAACATCGTGAGCAGCGTGGGAGGGATGGACCGCTCCGACCCAGACTCCGACTCTG AACGGAAGAGCCACGGGACGTGgaatgagaggaagaagaaggggtTCGAACGGATGAGCGTCGGGGACGACATGTGCAACTTTGCCACCTTCCGTCCGGCGACGCTCACGGTCACCAACTTCTTCAAACAG gaaggagacagactgagTGATGAAGACCTCTACAAATATCTGGCAGACATGCGCAGGCCTTCCTCTGTTCTGCGGCGGCTGAGGCCAGTCACAG CTCAGCTGAAGATCGACATATCCCCAGCTCCGGATTCGCCTCATTACTGCCTCTCACCAGAGCTGCTTCACGTGAAACCTTATCCAGACCTGCGCGTTCGCCCCACCAAAGAAGTGCTGGAGTTTCCCGCTCGATATGTTTACACGCCACACACCACCTACAG GAACCTGCTGTATGTTTACCCTCAAAGCCTGAACTTCAGCAGCAGGCAGGGCTCGGTGAGAAACATCGCCGTGAAGGTGCAGTTCATGGCGGGAGAGGATCCCAGCCAGGCTTTACCG GTGATCTTTGGAAAGTCGAGCTGCGCTGAGTTCATGAAAGACGCCTATACTCCCGTCATCTACCACAACAA ATCTCCGGAGTTCTACGAGgaggtgaagatgaagattCCCGCCAACCTGACAGACAACCACCATCTGTTGTTCACTTTCTACCACATCAGCTGCCAGCCCAAACAGAACACTCCCCTGGAGACCCCCGTGGGCTACACC TGGATTCCTCTAATGCAGCACGGACGGCTGCGCTCCGGCTCCTTCAGCCTGCCCGTCTCTGTGGAAAAGCCCCCTCCGAGCTACTCTGTGCTCACCCCTGAC GTTCAGCTCCCAGGCATGAAGTGGGTGGATAATCACAAAGGAGTTTTCAATGTGGAGGTGACGGCGGCCTCCTCAGTTCACACTCAG GACCAGCACCTGGATAAGTTCTTCACTCTGGTCTACGTCCTGGAGGAGTACTCCTTCCCGTTTCGGCTGAAGGACGTCATCATAACCGAGGCCAACATGGAGGGGGAGCTGAAGGCCAGCATGGCGGCGCTCAGAGGCGCCCTGCTGGACACCTGCGTCCGCTTTCTGCATCAGCTGCTCAACAAGCTCATCCAGCTCATCGTCTATCCTCCGGTCATCGCAGGACAAATCG TGAACCTGGGCCGGGCGGCGTTCGAATCAATGGCTCTGCTGGTGAACCTGATCCACAAAAACCTGGAggggaaccaggaccagcacgGCCGCAACAACCTGCTCGCATCCTACATCCACTACTGCTTCCGCCTGCCCACCGCCGAGCCCGTCGTCCCCGCAGCGG gaggcgctaacCAGTCCTATGAGCTGCCGGTGCAGTACGCCACCATCTCGAGGGCCACAGCTCGccccagcagcctccacctctcccGCTCTAAAAGCATCAGCAACTCCAACCCAGACCTGGCCACCACACCAGTGTCTCCTGACGAGGAGGTGCAGAGGATCATCGGGAGCAAG GGCATTGACCGCTCGCACTCCTGGGTAAACTCTGCTTATGCCCCCGGGGGCTCCAGATCTGTGCTGCGCCGGAACCCCAACTCCAGCTGTGATCTCAAGCAG CCAAACGACCGCAGCTGCAATCGCATGTCTGCCTTTCTGGACAGCGTGGCCTTGTTTTCAGTTCCCACAAGGCAGATTACCAAGAAG ctgctccacgAGGAGCTGGCGCTGCAGTGGGTGGTCAGCACCAGCACGGTGAGGgaggcggcgctgcagcaggcCTGGTTTTTCTTCCAGCTCATG ACGAAGAGCATGGCGCATCACTTGTTTCTGACCTCAAAGCTGGAAGTTCCCCGACGTCAGCGCTTCCCGGACCGGTTTGTGGACGACATCGCGGCGCTGGTGTGCGCCATCAGCGCAGACATCGCCAGCAGATACCACAAG gaTGTGGAGCTGGTCGAGAGGTTAAACAGCAGTCTGGCCTTCTTCCTGAATGACTTGTTGTCTCTCATGGACCGGGGCTTTGTGTTCAACCTCATCCGCTCCTACTACAAACAG ATTGCCAACAAGCTACACACGGCGCAAAACCCCAGTTCTCTTAACGCCTTGAGGATGGACTTCATTCGCATTGTCAGCAGCCACGAGCATTACGTCACCCTCAACctgccctgctccaccctgagCCCCCCGGCCTCCCCGTCTccgtccacctcctccaccacctcacaG AGTTCAGCCTTCTCCAGCATGGTGCAGGACCAAGGCGTGGCCACCATGTTCGAGCTGTCCGTCCCTTTCCgccagcagcacttcctgtccGGCCTGCTGCTCACCGAGCTCTCGCTCATCCTGGATCCCGATGGCGACGG GGTTTTCTTCCTTCATAAAAAGGCCATCAGCGCCGTTCACTCGCTCCTGTGCAGCCACGACGCCGACCCCCGCTACATGGACCCGCAGGTCAAAGCTCACGTCGCTCAGCTCTACCTGCCTCTCGTCCCCATCGTCATGGAGACGTTGAATCAGCTGCACGACTTCTCCG ACTCCTCGCCTGCCCGGGTCCGCCATGCCTCCTCCCACGCAGACGACGCTGACCCAGACGGTAGCAGCACTATCAGTcagtctgttgccatggcgatcgCCGGCTCCCCCTTGCCGCACGTCAAAACCAACCCATTTGCGCTGCCCAGCGTG AGCGGCCGGCAGTCCAGCTCCCTGTCGGCCGAGTGCAGCCGGACGCTGCTGGTGTGTTTCCTGTGGGTGCAGAAGAACGCGGACGCCGCTCTCCTGGAGCGCTGGGTGTCGGACTTGTCCGTGCAGCAGATCAACCGTCTGCTCGACCTGCTGCATCTGTGCATCTCCTGCTTCGAATACAAG GGAAAGAAAACTCTAGAAAGAATCAACAGCCTGACATTTAAAAAGTCCCAAGACATGAAGGCCCGACTGGAGGAGGCCATACTGGGCACCATCGGAGCTCGCCAGGAGATGGTCCGCCGCTGCAGAG AACGGAGTCCGTACGGCAGCCAGGAGAATGTAAGATGGAGAAAGAACGTCACTCACTGGAGACAAAATGCAGACCGAGTCGACAA GTCGAAGGCCGAGGTGGAGCAGGAGTCCGTCGTGGACGGAAACCTCGCCACGGAGGCCTCGCTGATAGTCCTGGACACCCTGGAAATTATTGTCAAG ACGGTGGTGGCGTCGGAGTTAAAGGAGAGTGTTTTAGGCGGCGTGCTGAGAGTGCTGCTCCACAGCATGGCAGGCAACCAGAGCGCCCTCTTCCTGCAGCATTGCTTCACTACACAGAGAGCTCTGGTTTTCAAG TTCCCAGAGATGCTGTTTGAGGAGGACACGGAGCTCTGCGCCGACCTGTGCCTGCGTCTCCTgcgtcactgcagcagcagcgtcggCTCGGTCAGGAGCCACGCCTCGGCCTCCCTCTACCTCCTCATGAGGCAAAACTTTGAAATTGGAAAT AACTTTGCTCGAGTGAAGATGCAGGTCACGATGTCTCTGTCGTCACTGGTGGGAACGTCGCAGAACTTCAACGAGGAGCATCTCCGCCATTCGCTCAAAACGATTTTGACATACGCAGAAGAGGACCACGAGCTGCGCGACACACCGTTCCCCGAGCAG GTCCAGGATCTGGTGTTCAACCTGCACATGATCCTCACCGACACTGTGAAGATGAAGGAGCATCAGCACGACCCAGAGATGCTGATTGACCTCATGTACAG GATCGCTAAGGGCTACCAGAACTCCCCCGACCTGCGCCTGACGTGGCTCCAGAACATGGCCGGGAAGCACTCGGAGCGCGGGAACCACGCCGAGGCGGCCCACTGCCTGGTGCACAGCGCCGCGCTGGTGGCCGAGTATCTCAACATGCTGGAGGACTGCCGCTACCTCCCCATCGGCTGCGTCTCCTTCCAG AACATTTCATCCAACGTGTTGGAGGAGTCGGCGGTGTCCGATGACGTCCTGTCTCCCGAGGAGGAGGGCATTTGTGCCGGGAAGTATTTCAGCGAGCTGGGCCTGGTGGGGCTCCTGGAGCAAGCAGCTGCTTCCTTTAACATG GCGGCCATGTATGAAGCCATAAATGAGGTGTACAAGATTCTCCTGCCCATCCATGAAGCCAACAGAGACTTCAAAAAGCTGGCGTCCGTGCACGGCAAGCTGCAGGACGCTTTCAACAAAGTCTACAACCAA AGCTCCGGATGGGAG AGGATGTTTGGGACCTACTTCAGGGTGGGTTTCTACGGCTGTCAGTTTGGAGACCTGGACGAACAGGAGTTCGTCTACAAGGAGCCATCAATCACCAAATTAGCGGAGATCTCCCACAGGCTGGAG GAGTTTTACTCGGAGAGGTTTGGCGATGTGGTCAAAATTATCAAGGACTCCAACCCGGTGGACAAAACCAAGTTAGACCCCAACAAG GCGTACCTCCAGATCACGTACGTGGAGCCGTTCTTCGACACGTACGAGATGAAGGAGAGGATCACCTACTTCGATAAGAACTACAACCTGCGGACCTTCATGTACTGCACTCCCTTCACGCTGGACGGCCGCGCCCACGGCGACCTGCACGAGCAGTACAAGCGCAAGACCATCCTGACCACGTCCCACGCCTTCCCCTACATCAAGACGCGCATCAACGTGCTGCACAAGGAGGag atcATCCTGGTTCCCATCGAGGTTGCGATCGAGGACATGCAGAAGAAGACGCAGGAGCTCGGCTTCGCCACAACCCAAGACCCCGCAGACTCCAAGATGCTGCAGATGGTGCTGCAGGGCTGCGTGGGAACCACAGTGAACCAG GGCCCCCTGGAGGTGGCGCAGGTCTTTCTCTCAGACATTCCTGATGACCCCAAGCTGTTTCGCCATCACAACAAACTGCGCCTGTGCTTTAAAGACTTCACCAAGAG GTGCGAGGACGCcttgaggaaaaacaaatcccTGATCGGACCGGATCAGCGGGAGTACCACCGAGAGCTGGAGAGGAACTACCACAAGCTGAAAGAAGCCCTGGGCCCGCTCATCAACCGCAAGATCCCCCAGCTGTACAGAGCGCTGCCGGCGCAGACGCCACAGACGCAGCG GAACTCCTACAGCAGGTCCAGCCTCCGCAGAGTCGAATGCTGA